The following are from one region of the bacterium genome:
- a CDS encoding type IV pilus twitching motility protein PilT — protein MAQIDGLLKELLERKGSDLHIKAEEPPIFRVNGRLTKPNTQKLTADNTKNILYEILNDERKRIFEETMELDIAYTPEGFETRFRMNLFWQKGCVGAAIRAIPLNIPTIEELDLPLTLKDIAVKHRGMFLVTGPTGSGKSTTLAAMVNYINSKRRGNIITIEDPIEFVYKDNLASISQRELGVDTKSFADALRSVIREDPDIILVGELRDIETISAAVTAAEMGHLVLTTLHTTDAVSTINRIIDVYPPDQQAQVRAQLAMTIQGVLSQTLLIKADGKGRVVATELMVANTGVRSLIRTGKSDQIYSIIQAGAKFGMQTLDQSLLNLTRRGVVSYSEAIQKTSNPTDFEQRASRMGIAL, from the coding sequence ATGGCACAAATAGATGGATTATTAAAAGAGCTCCTTGAAAGAAAGGGTTCTGACCTTCATATAAAGGCAGAAGAGCCTCCAATATTTCGGGTAAATGGAAGGCTGACAAAACCCAATACCCAAAAGCTTACAGCTGATAATACAAAAAATATCCTATACGAGATATTGAATGACGAGAGAAAAAGGATATTTGAGGAGACAATGGAGCTTGATATTGCTTATACGCCAGAGGGTTTTGAGACAAGGTTCAGGATGAACCTTTTTTGGCAGAAGGGTTGTGTAGGTGCTGCTATCAGGGCTATTCCATTAAATATTCCAACCATTGAAGAACTTGATCTTCCTCTAACATTAAAGGATATAGCTGTTAAACACAGGGGAATGTTTTTGGTTACAGGTCCAACAGGCTCTGGAAAATCAACAACATTGGCTGCTATGGTAAATTATATAAACTCAAAAAGAAGGGGGAATATTATTACAATTGAAGATCCAATAGAATTTGTTTATAAGGATAACCTTGCAAGTATAAGCCAAAGGGAGCTTGGTGTAGATACAAAGAGCTTTGCTGATGCCTTAAGGTCTGTTATAAGGGAGGATCCCGATATTATCCTTGTTGGTGAGCTAAGGGACATTGAAACAATATCTGCTGCTGTAACAGCGGCAGAGATGGGGCATCTTGTTTTGACAACCCTCCATACAACAGATGCTGTTTCAACCATAAATAGAATAATAGATGTATATCCACCCGATCAGCAAGCACAGGTAAGGGCACAGCTTGCAATGACCATTCAGGGTGTCCTTTCACAGACCCTTCTTATTAAGGCAGATGGAAAGGGAAGGGTTGTTGCTACAGAGCTTATGGTAGCAAATACAGGCGTAAGAAGCCTTATAAGGACAGGCAAATCAGACCAGATATATTCTATTATACAAGCAGGTGCAAAATTTGGAATGCAGACCCTTGACCAGAGCCTTTTAAATCTGACAAGAAGGGGTGTTGTTTCTTATTCTGAGGCAATACAAAAGACATCAAATCCAACAGATTTTGAACAAAGGGCATCAAGGATGGGAATAGCATTATGA
- the rpmA gene encoding 50S ribosomal protein L27 has translation MAHKKGQGSSRNGRDSAGKRLGIKKFSNQKVSGGTILVRQRGTKVIAGKNVGRGKDDTLFAKVSGILSFKEKNGKKMVEVAIP, from the coding sequence ATGGCACATAAAAAGGGACAAGGAAGCTCAAGGAATGGAAGGGATTCAGCTGGAAAGAGGCTTGGAATAAAGAAATTCTCAAACCAAAAGGTAAGTGGCGGAACAATCCTCGTAAGACAGAGGGGAACAAAGGTAATTGCTGGAAAGAATGTTGGAAGGGGCAAAGATGATACCCTCTTTGCAAAGGTAAGTGGCATCCTCTCTTTCAAAGAGAAGAACGGAAAAAAGATGGTTGAAGTCGCAATTCCTTGA